GCTAACAACGGCAAATCCAGGCTGGGACGTGCTTTTGAAGCCCGATCAGCTGCCTGGTCACCCCGCCTTGGTGGTCTGGTCGATCGATACTGTGACCTCCCTCGGGGCGATCCAGCAGGAAGTGATGCGGTTGGGGGAGCGCTGGCAACCAGCGCCGTTGTTGCTTCTCTTACCGCCGGATGTGGCTGCAAGCCGCGAGCAGCTGCTGAGTCTTTCCGCTAGTGGCTTGCTGCAGAACTGTGATCTCGCCACCCTCAGCGAATCGATCGAAGCCTTGCTGACGGGTGGACGCTTCGTTCGATTGGAGGTTGGAAGCCAGTCGCCCCAACTTGAGGCGCCCACGATGGGCTTCGGACAATGGGTGCTGATCAGCGGCCTGCAGCAGATCAGTCACGATCTTCAGGTGATTGAGGCGATGCTCAATCCTCCGCCATCCCAGTTTTTACCTCGCTTGCTGATGGAGGGGCGCTGTCGTGAATTGCGCAGTGCCCGCGATTTGTTGCTGATGCTCTGGGGACCGTTACAGCTTGGTTTGGAGGATGCCGTGCCGCTTAGGGCATCCTTCAAGCCAAGGGCAACGCTGGAATCCACCGCCATCACCCTGCGGGAGCGAAATTCCACCGCTGTCTGGGAAGCGATCCGTGATCGTCTCGACGACTCAGTTCAAGTCGGCCTCACCAATGCCACTGGTCGGTTGCTCGCCATCGAAGGTTTGCATCCAGATCGCCGCCGTGAATTACTGCTGGCCCTGCTTCAGCAGCTGGATTCAGTGCTCAACCAACTCCGAGGAAGTGATCAGGCCCCTTGCTTGGACAGCATGTGGGAGCAGCTTCAGCCTGAACTGCGCCAGCAAGCCGTCACAGCAATGGCGGGAAGCTACGTGCAGATTCCAAGAAATGGTGAGCTCCAATCTGTGGTGACTGTCTTGTTGAAGCAGGCCGATCTCAGTGGGGATGACGGTGATCTACCTGACCCCACCGCGATGCTGGCACCGTTACTCATCGATCAACCGGTGCTCGTGAACGGCCAGTTGCTTTCAGCCGACGATCCCCGGGCCCTGCTTCAGCTGGAAACGTTGGTGAGCAATTGGTTGGTTCGTACGGCGGAATTAATCGGATCCGAATTACTGGAGTCCTGTGGTCAATGGCCTGAGTTACGGCGCTACTTACTGCGTGATTCACTCATTGCGACACGAGAGTTGGATCGTTTGCGCAATCGACTCAATACACAGATGCGCTGGTTCGACTGGGTTGACCGTCCGATTCAGCTGTACGAAAGCCAACGCACGTTGTTTCAATTGCGCCAGGGGCGCATTGAGCCGCTTCAGCTCACAGAGCCCAGGGATCATGAGTTGAACCAACTGGGTTGGTGGCAGCGTCAGGTGGCGCTGTTGCTTGAAACCCGTGACGCTTTGGCACCGCAGGTGCAGGGCCTCGTCCGACGGTTGGGCGACCTTGCCGTCGTGTTGTTAACCCAGGTTTTGGGTCGCGCGATCGGTCTTGTCGGTCGTGGCATTGCCCAAGGTATGGGCCGCAGTCTGGGTCGAGGTTGACGCTGCCATTTGCGTCTGAAGGTCACAATGGCGTCTGCGATGTCGGTTTGATGGCCCCTTTGCTGAAGCTTTTGCTCGGTTTATCGGCAGCACTGCTGCTTTGGGTTGCCCCTGTTGGCGCCGTCCTCAATACCGATAGCTACGACGGCAATATTTATGCCTTGTATGCGGGCAACGGATCGCTTGTTCCTCCCGCTGTCACCCTCGGTGAAGCCATGGATGCAGGGCGAACATCTGTGGTGATCTACTACTTGGATGACAGTGCTGTGAGTAAGCGCTTTGCCCCTGTGGTGTCTGAACTCCAGCGGCTGTGGGGCCGAAATATTGACTTGATTCCGCTGACAACGGATGGCCTGCAGGGACGCCCAGCAACGGGACCCAAGGATCCATTGACGTATTGGAATGGATCCATTCCCCAGGTGGTGGTGATCGGACCCGATTCCAGAGTTGTGTTTGATCGCGACGGTCAGGTGCCCTTGGCAGAGATCAACGAGGCGATTAGCTCTGCCACTGGATTGCCAGCCCCTGAGTTGGGTGACATCAACCAAGGTGGAAGCTTCAACGAAGTGAACGTCGAAGTCACTTCAAAATAAGGACGTCTTGGTGGGGGGCGCCTACGCTGCCGGCGAGTTTTCCCGGCGCCCTGCCGGTTGTTCGCCGTGCCCTTGATGATCGCTCCACTGGCCCTCGGACTCGGTGTGGCCTGGCTGGAGCTTCGTCATCGCCTCAGGCCTTCATCGCCCCTGCGCATGCAGCCCAAGCATTGGTCGGTGTCCAGTCTTCCAGGCAAGCTTCGGATTGAGGGTGTTCTCGAGATCCATAACCCCCATCCACGCATGGAGGTTTTTGTCCCTGATTTCCAGGTCAATCCTGTTTTGCTCGGTCAGGGCGATCCATCTGCGTTGACGGTCACGACACGCGTGGAGGCCGACCATCCCGATGAAGAGACACGGCCGGATGGGTACTGGGTGGCTTACATCGTCAAAGGCCGTAAAACCACGCGGGTCCGGGTGAGGGTGGATATCGCGGGCGCGGCTCCTCTCGACCTTGTCGACAGCCTTTGGGTGGATGTCCACTGGAGCAATTACGGACCGTTTGGTCGCTTGCAGCGTCGCCAGGGTGTTTTGGTGCCGTTGCGTCGCCCCCAGCCTGTTCAAGCGGCCGAAGCGTCCTTTATTCCGGGCGACGGTTGTTCCGTTTTGCCCCTGAAGACCCATCTTTTGGGCCCCCTGGATGATGCGATTGACGTGCTGCGCACCTACGCCTCGGCCGTCGTGCAACCGGGCGACGTCCTCACCCTTGGCGAAACACCTCTCGCGGTGATCCAAGGGCGTTACCGGCACCCCAGTGAGGTGAATCCAGGCATGGTGGCTCGGTTGGCCTGTCGGGTGTTTCATCCCACCAGCAGCCTGGCTTCTGCCTGCGGAATGCAGACCTTGATTGATCTGGTGGGCCCGACCCGTGTTCTGGCGGCTTGGTGCGGGGGCTTGTTGATGAAACTGATCGGAATCCCCGGTGGTTTCTATCGCTTAGCTGGACCGCAAGCCCGCTTGATTGATGACATCACCGGCACGACCCCGCCCTATGACCAAACCCTCGTGCTCGGTCCGGAGCATCCCGCTGCCTTTTGCCAGGAGGCTGCCGCGGCCCTTGGCGTTGCTGTGGCCATCGTCGATGTCAATGATTTGGGTCGGGTGAAGGTGCTGGCATCGAGTGCTGGTTGCGATGAAGCTCTTCTGCACCGAGCGCTTCAGCCCAATCCAGCGGGCAACGCCAACCAGCGCACTCCTTTGGTTTTGGTTCGCCCAAGCTGAATTGAGCGATACATTGTGGGAACAGGCTTAACGGGGGGTGGTGATGTCAGAACCAGTCCTGACCTCTCTGCGGATTGAATCACTCAATCCGTCTCACCTCGCCCGTTGCCGGGTGATTGCCGAGTCTGGTGCTCTTCCTCGTTTCCAAGCCGTTCTGATCGGCGATTGGTTAGCGCGTTTTGAACAACGCTTTCCTGACCTCCTTCCCAGTCGATCGCCGCGATGTTTGGTGGCCTTGGATGAGGATCAGCTTCTTGCCACGGTTGTGGCACGTCCTTACAACCGTCGGGGTACGTGCTGGACGCTGCAGCTGCCGGAGTTGAGCGGCGAGACGTCTCGCCACAGCCTCCGGGATGTTCAGCACGATTTGCTACTTGAAGCTCTTCAATTGGGTGCGCCGCAGGTTTGCAGCTGGGTGATTCGCTGCCCGGCCTCAGATGCTGATGCCATTGCTTTGATGCGGGAGCTGGGTTTCCAGCCCCTTCGGCCGTATCAAAGCTGGTTGCCCCCGCAATCGTCTGGGACGACTTCCCCTCTAGGGGACATTGACCCGCTGAGTTGGTTGCCGATTACCCGCCGAACGGCTCAGTTGCTCTGGCCGATCGAACAGGTGGGTAATTTCAGCCATCTTCGCCAGATCACCGATCGACATTGGTTAGATCTGTTGGATCGCAACGCCCCTGGTTGTGGTGTGTTGGTGGATGGAGAAACCGTTTTGGCCGGTTGCATCCGCCTGACGGAAAGCAGCGACCACGGCACCTTTGAGTTGCTTCGCGATGTGGCTTGGGATCCTCGTCTCGATCAGGCGCTCCCCGTCGTGCTCGGCAGGGTTGTGCAACAAGGTGTCCCTCGTTCCTTGATTACGGCTTTTGATGATGCCCCGTTGTCTCGGGTGTTGGAGGCCCAAGGTTGGACCCGGGGAGGCGAGCAGCTGCTCTTAGGTCGAAGCATGTGGCGCCGCCACGTGGCACACCGAAATCTTCAGCTCAGTCGGTCTTTGGATGACGTCTTTGGTCGGCTTCGCCCGCAGGGGAGCCCCCTGCCGAACCCAAGCCTGGGGCCACGATGCTTGGGGCCTCGGTAACGGTGCCGTCCGCCTGTTCAGTGCTCAGTTTGGATGTCGGTCGGAAACGCATCGGCCTTGCGGGATGTGACCCCCTCGGCATCACGGTGTCGCCCTTACCAGCCCTGCACCGTGGACGTTTTGATAACGATCTATTGGTGTTGCGTCATCACTGTCAGACGCGATCCGTGCAGGGACTCGTGGTGGGCTTACCCCTCGATGCGGCTGGACAACCCACGGCCCAGGCTGAGCACTGCCGACGCTATGGCGTGCGCTTGGCCCAGTCTTTGGGGCTTCCCTTGGCTTGGGTGAACGAGCACAGCAGCACTTGGGCGGCTGGAGAACGCCATGGTTTACAGGGTGATCGGACCGGTCGACTCGACAGTGCGGCAGCGGCGTTGCTGCTTGAACAATGGCTGCAGGATGGGCCGGCGCTTAAACCGGCCCAATCGATGGCGGCTGGGACGGGCGCTGAGCCCATCGATGGTGGATCCTGACCTCAGATAGCGAGTGACGATGTCGGACATCGCAGCAGGAAAGAGCGGAGACCACCCAACATTGTTGGTGCGTGATCGCGAAGGCCATGATCTGCTCTGCTTTTTAGAGCACCTCATCCCTCTGGACGGTCAGGATTACGCCCTGCTTTCGCCCGTTGATACCCCCGTCTCTCTCTTTCGGCTGCGCGAAGACGATGAGCCCGAGCCGATTACCAGCGTTTCCAGTAGCGAGCCAATCCTCTCCGTCGCGGATGTGGTCTTGCAGGAGCATGATCTCGTTTTAGTGCGCTCCGCCATCACCCTCACGGTGAGTGGAGAGCTGGAGGAGCCAGATCAGGAGGACTTGGAAGAATTAGACGACGAAGACGACCTTGACGACGATGCAGAAACCTTTGAGCTTCTGGTGAGTTTCATGGTGGATGCCCAGGAGTACGGGCTCTACATCCCCCTGGATCCTTTCCTTGTTTTGGTGCGAATGGTTGATGGCCAAGCGGAACTGCTTAGTGAAGATGAGCTTGACCGGATTCAACCCCGGATTGAGGCGGAGCTTGAGGAGCGTGAATGGCCGGAATGATGGGTCAACACTTGCTGCAGCCCGATTGGGACCCCGGGCTCACCATTGCCCATCTGGCGTTGTCCCATCTGACTGCGCAAGGAATTGAAGCGGTTGTTTTGGATGTCGATCGCACCCTGCTTCCCGGGCGTGATGTGAAGCTTCCAGAGCCCGTTTTGGCGTGGCTGATGGATGCCAAGCAGCGGTTCTCCCTGCATCTTTTCAGCAATAACCCTTCCCACAGCCGGATTGCAGCGGTTGCAGACCAGCTTGATGTCAGTTTCACCGCAGCAGCGGGAAAGCCCCGGCGTGGGTCCTTAAGGCGCGTCCTCAAGGACCTCGACCTGCCGGTGGATTGTGTCGCCATGGTGGGGGATCGGTTGTTTACCGATGTGCTCTGTGGGAATCGTCTCGGGCTCTACACCGTGCTAGTCCGACCGGTGCGTTCTGACGGCACCGCCTGTTCCCAAGATCGCGTTCAACGCTTCGAGCGCACTCTTGCGGGATGGATGGGGGCGCCAACGGCATGACCCTGTGGGTTGTGAAGCTTGGGACCAGCCTGTTGCGGGGGGACACTGCCGCAACGATTGAGGGGTATGCCTCAGGACTCGCTGCGGCCATGCGTCGCGGTGATCAGGTGGTGTTGGTCACCAGTGGTGCGGTTGGTTTGGGTTGCCAAAAGCTTCACCTTCCCAAGCGCCCGGATACCGTCGTCGCCCTCCAGGCGGCGGCCGCTACGGGGCAGGGATACCTCATGGCCCTGTACGAGCGGGCGATGGCGGTTCATGGCCTGTCCGTGGCTCAAGTGCTGCTCACCCGTTCGGATCTAGTCGACCGGCGCCGCTACCAAAATGCGTCGGGAACGTTGCAGCAGCTGTTGGCTTGGGGTGTTCTGCCTGTGATCAATGAGAACGATGCGTTGTCTTCAGCTGAATTGCGTTTTGGCGACAACGACACGCTCTCTGCGTTGGTGGCAGCAGCGGTGGGTGCCCATCAGCTCCTTCTCTTAACGGATGTTGATCGCTTGTATTCCTCAGATCCGCGCAGCGATGCGAATGCGCAACCGATTACGGATGTGCATCATCCCCGTGATCTCAAGTGGCTGGAGGCCGGAGCCGGCGATGGTGGACGTTGGGGGACGGGGGGCATGACCACCAAGCTCGCCGCCGCCAGAATTGCGACGGCGAGCGGGGTCACCGTTCATTTGGCCGATGGCCGCGATCCAGCTCGGTTAGCCGGACTGCTCGAGGGAGACCGCGGTGGCACTGTTTTTCATCCTCATCCCGAACCCCTCGGCAACCGTCGCAGCTGGTTGGCCCATGTCTTGGTTCCAGAGGGGGAACTCTGCCTGGACCAAGGCGCTTGTCAGGCTCTTTTGCATCGCGGTGCCTCGTTGTTGCTGGTGGGTGTGACGGCGGTGAAGGGTCAGTTCGAGGCAAACCGGCCTGTGCTGTTGCGTGATCCCGATGGACAGGAGTTGGGTCGGGGTCTTTGCACCCTCAACAGCAACCAGGTGCGTCAGGCCTTGTCCGTCGTAACGGATGCCGAGGCATCCCCGGTTGTCGTGCACCGTGATGCCCTGGTCCTTCAAGACCGGTAGCGTTTTTGATCAACAGCTCCGCCACAGCATGCGCTTCAGCACCCTCCTTAAGGACCTGCAGACCGGTGAAGCCGAGCTTCGTTGGAGCCAGTGCGGCGCGGATCCAATTCTGGCCGGTGCCGCTTCGCTAGAGCAGGCCAAGGGGGATCAATTGAGCTTCCTCGAGAAGGGCAATGCGCTGATTGCCGCACTCACTGAAACGGGTGCTGGAGCTCTTTTGCTTCCCGATCAACCCGATCTGATCCAATGCGCCAGTGAACGGGGCATTGCTTTTGCGGTGTTGGCCAATCCACGGTTGGCATTTGCTGAAGCGTTGGAGCGTCTCCATCCACGGCTGCGACCTTTGGCGGAGATTCATCCCTCCGCAGTGGTGGACGAGCGGGCGGTGGTTGGCCCTGGAACCTTTATCGCCCCACGCGTCTGCATCGGCGCCTCGAGCAGAATTGGTGCCAATTGCATCGTTCACCCAGGTGTGGTGATTTACGACGATGTGGAGGTGGGTGAGGGGTGTGAGCTGCATGCCAACGCCGTGCTCCATCCAGGCAGTCGACTCGGTCGTGGTTGTGTTGTGAATTCCAATGCTGTGATTGGCTCGGAGGGCTTTGGTTTTGTGCCGACGCCCCGCGGATGGCGAAAGATGCCTCAAACCGGTCAGGTGGTTTTAGAGGACGGTGTTGAGGTGGGCTGTGGCAGCACGATCGATCGCCCCTCCGTCGGAGAAACCCGCATCGGTGCCGGATCGAAAATCGACAACCTGGTTCAAATTGGCCATGGGGTGACCACCGGGCGCGGTTGTGCATTGGCGTCACAAGTTGGCATCGCCGGGGGCGCCAAGCTTGGTCATGGCGTGATTTTGGCCGGGCAGGTTGGTGTGGCTAATCGAGCTGTGGTGGGTGATGGGGCGATCGCGAGCTCGAAAAGTGGGATCCACGGTGAGGTGGCGCCCGGTGAGGTGGTGAGTGGTTATCCAGCGATTCCCAATCGACTCTGGCTGCGCTGTTCTGCGGCATTCAGCAAGTTGCCTGAGATGGCGAAGACCCTTCGAGAGTTGAAGCGCGACATCTCTCAGTAACCTCAGCGCCTGTTCTGCCGCTCGGGTTCGTCATGGCTCAATACCGCGTCGTTCTTTTGCCAGGCGATGGCATTGGGCCTGAAATCACCGCTGTGGCCCGCCAGTTACTGGATGTTGTGGCCCAGCGTCATGGGTTTCAGCTCATGTTTGAGGAGCAGCCGATCGGCGGCTCTGCCATTGATGCCACCGGTGAACCACTGCCTGCCAGCACGCTCACGGCATGTCGGTCGGCCGATGCG
The DNA window shown above is from Synechococcus sp. CC9902 and carries:
- the proB gene encoding glutamate 5-kinase — its product is MTLWVVKLGTSLLRGDTAATIEGYASGLAAAMRRGDQVVLVTSGAVGLGCQKLHLPKRPDTVVALQAAAATGQGYLMALYERAMAVHGLSVAQVLLTRSDLVDRRRYQNASGTLQQLLAWGVLPVINENDALSSAELRFGDNDTLSALVAAAVGAHQLLLLTDVDRLYSSDPRSDANAQPITDVHHPRDLKWLEAGAGDGGRWGTGGMTTKLAAARIATASGVTVHLADGRDPARLAGLLEGDRGGTVFHPHPEPLGNRRSWLAHVLVPEGELCLDQGACQALLHRGASLLLVGVTAVKGQFEANRPVLLRDPDGQELGRGLCTLNSNQVRQALSVVTDAEASPVVVHRDALVLQDR
- a CDS encoding YqeG family HAD IIIA-type phosphatase, with product MAGMMGQHLLQPDWDPGLTIAHLALSHLTAQGIEAVVLDVDRTLLPGRDVKLPEPVLAWLMDAKQRFSLHLFSNNPSHSRIAAVADQLDVSFTAAAGKPRRGSLRRVLKDLDLPVDCVAMVGDRLFTDVLCGNRLGLYTVLVRPVRSDGTACSQDRVQRFERTLAGWMGAPTA
- a CDS encoding DUF3685 domain-containing protein; its protein translation is MASSSPVRILLLAPDLLGESLALQLTTANPGWDVLLKPDQLPGHPALVVWSIDTVTSLGAIQQEVMRLGERWQPAPLLLLLPPDVAASREQLLSLSASGLLQNCDLATLSESIEALLTGGRFVRLEVGSQSPQLEAPTMGFGQWVLISGLQQISHDLQVIEAMLNPPPSQFLPRLLMEGRCRELRSARDLLLMLWGPLQLGLEDAVPLRASFKPRATLESTAITLRERNSTAVWEAIRDRLDDSVQVGLTNATGRLLAIEGLHPDRRRELLLALLQQLDSVLNQLRGSDQAPCLDSMWEQLQPELRQQAVTAMAGSYVQIPRNGELQSVVTVLLKQADLSGDDGDLPDPTAMLAPLLIDQPVLVNGQLLSADDPRALLQLETLVSNWLVRTAELIGSELLESCGQWPELRRYLLRDSLIATRELDRLRNRLNTQMRWFDWVDRPIQLYESQRTLFQLRQGRIEPLQLTEPRDHELNQLGWWQRQVALLLETRDALAPQVQGLVRRLGDLAVVLLTQVLGRAIGLVGRGIAQGMGRSLGRG
- the lpxD gene encoding UDP-3-O-(3-hydroxymyristoyl)glucosamine N-acyltransferase — translated: MRFSTLLKDLQTGEAELRWSQCGADPILAGAASLEQAKGDQLSFLEKGNALIAALTETGAGALLLPDQPDLIQCASERGIAFAVLANPRLAFAEALERLHPRLRPLAEIHPSAVVDERAVVGPGTFIAPRVCIGASSRIGANCIVHPGVVIYDDVEVGEGCELHANAVLHPGSRLGRGCVVNSNAVIGSEGFGFVPTPRGWRKMPQTGQVVLEDGVEVGCGSTIDRPSVGETRIGAGSKIDNLVQIGHGVTTGRGCALASQVGIAGGAKLGHGVILAGQVGVANRAVVGDGAIASSKSGIHGEVAPGEVVSGYPAIPNRLWLRCSAAFSKLPEMAKTLRELKRDISQ
- a CDS encoding thylakoid membrane photosystem I accumulation factor, with the protein product MAPLLKLLLGLSAALLLWVAPVGAVLNTDSYDGNIYALYAGNGSLVPPAVTLGEAMDAGRTSVVIYYLDDSAVSKRFAPVVSELQRLWGRNIDLIPLTTDGLQGRPATGPKDPLTYWNGSIPQVVVIGPDSRVVFDRDGQVPLAEINEAISSATGLPAPELGDINQGGSFNEVNVEVTSK
- the ruvX gene encoding Holliday junction resolvase RuvX, coding for MLGASVTVPSACSVLSLDVGRKRIGLAGCDPLGITVSPLPALHRGRFDNDLLVLRHHCQTRSVQGLVVGLPLDAAGQPTAQAEHCRRYGVRLAQSLGLPLAWVNEHSSTWAAGERHGLQGDRTGRLDSAAAALLLEQWLQDGPALKPAQSMAAGTGAEPIDGGS
- a CDS encoding DUF3727 domain-containing protein, which codes for MSDIAAGKSGDHPTLLVRDREGHDLLCFLEHLIPLDGQDYALLSPVDTPVSLFRLREDDEPEPITSVSSSEPILSVADVVLQEHDLVLVRSAITLTVSGELEEPDQEDLEELDDEDDLDDDAETFELLVSFMVDAQEYGLYIPLDPFLVLVRMVDGQAELLSEDELDRIQPRIEAELEEREWPE